The genome window TAAAGAATTGGCCAGGGCATAGCACCAGGCAATCTGTAAATGGGTGATGTTGGCGACCACTTCGTCTTTTTCGTCTTTGTTGGCCTTAATAAAAGTGATAGACTGCCTGATGAGCGTTCGGCTGTCGTTGACGATCTCGCCCCAAACCTTTCGGCCTTCCCACCAGCGATCATAAGCTGAGTTGGTCCTGAAACCCAGCAGCAGCGAAATCGCCGTTCCCAGAATGGTAATGATGGATATAGGAAAAGAGAGAAAATGCCAGTTCTGGTAGCTAAAAAGGTAAAAAACCAGCGTCGCGTAGGCAGTAACGGCCAGCAGACCGTGCCAGATGCCTTTGAGCAGCCGCCAGATTGAAAAGACTTGCTTAACGTACATGATAGGGGAATTTGTATAACGTAAATGCTTGTGATAAAAAAGAATGCCCGCACTGGGCAGCCAGCAAGATTTCATAAATAATTGATAAAAAAACAGCTCACAGAAATATTATTTCCGTGAGCTGTTTTTTGTAGATGTGCATGATGCTAAGCTATCTCAGCAGCAGGCGCATCAGGCGGCGTATGGTCGTGTTTCTTCTTGCCCATGGCTATCTTTTCAATGGCAACAAAAAGAACAGGCACCACGAAGATGGCCAGCGAGGTTGCTGCAAGCATCCCCCCGAATACGGTCCAGCCGATGGTTTTTCTTGATTCTGCCGCAGCTCCACTGGCAAATGCAAGCGGAAGTACACCCAGAATAAAGGCCAGAGAGGTCATAATGATGGGGCGCAACCTGAGCCGAACGGCTTCCAGGGTAGCTGCTACAAGCTCCATACCGCCATCGACACGTTCCTTGGCAAATTCAACGATCAAGATCGCGTTCTTTGCCGCAAGGCCGATCAGTGTAATCAGACCGATCTGTGCATAAATGTTATTTGATAAATTCGGCAGGAATGTAAGTGTCAGAATCGAGCCGAAAGCGCCGATAGGGACGGCAAATAGCACTGAGAAAGGGATAGACCAGCTTTCGTATAATGCTGCCAGAAACAGGAACACAAACACGATCGAGATCGAAAAGATCAATGTTGTACTGTCACCCGCTTTAATCTCCTCGCTACTCATACCAGAGAATTCGTAACTATAACCAGCGGGTAGTTTCTGGGCAACCTCACGCAGCGCGTTAATGGCCTGACCACTACTGTAACCCGGCTTAGGCGTTCCGTTGATTTCGACAGAACGGTAAATGTTATAGTGGGAAATCAAAGCCGGGTTTTCTACCACTTTGGTTGTTACCAGCGAGCCGAGCGGGATCATATTTCCTTCTCGGTTGCGGACGTAGAACTGCTTGATTTTATCCAGCGACGAGCGGAAACTGCTGTCAGCCTGCACCATTACCCGGAAGTTACGTCCGTAAAGGTTGAAATCGTTTACATAACTACTTCCCAGAAGCGTCGAAAGCGAGCTGAATACATCATTGACCTGAACACCCAATTTCTTGGTTTTGTCGCGGTCCACATCAATCTGGTAACTCGGCGTTCTGGCATTAAAGAAAGTATAGGCCATGGCAATCTCTGGACGCTTGTTGACCTCACCAAGGAAATTACGCATCACACCCTCGAACTGCTGAATGTTGTCGGTGCTGGTGGATTGTTGCAGCTGGAATGTAAAACCAGAGGTTGCACCAAGCCCGGGAATAGCCGGCGGAGCAATAGCGAGCACCCTTGCTTCCTTAATATCGGCCGTACGGGCCTGTATCTGCTTGATTACCGCCTGCACGTGATGCTCGGCGCCTTTACGGTCTGCCCACGGCTGCAAGCTGATAAAGAGCGTACCCACATTGGACTTGTTTGAAAAGCTTAAAACGTTAAGTCCTGCCAAACCACCCGCTACACGAACTTCGGGAATTGCAGAAACGCGCTTCATGACCTCTTTGAGCATAGCAATGTTACGCGTCGTTGAAGTGGCCTCCTGCATCTCATAAGTTACAAAAAGACGCCCTTCATCTTCAACCGGGATAAAACCCGATGGTTTGTTTTTGAAAAGGAAAAACAGACCCACAAACAGGCAGACCATCATCACAAGCACCAGCGGAGTTGCCTTGATCCATTTGGCCACGCCACGCGTGTAGCCATTTGAGACTTTGTCAAACCAACGGTTGAAGCGATCAAAAAATCTTTCCAGCCAGTTCTTCTTGTCATTTTCACCTTTGGAGGGTTTGAGCATGATCGTGCAGAGCGCAGGCGTAAGCGAAAGGGCAACAAAAGCCGAAAGCAAAACAGATACGGCAATGGTGATGGCAAACTGCTGATAGAGCCGTCCTACAATTCCGGGCACAAAACTCACCGGAACAAAAACGGCAGCCAGGATAAGGGCAATCGCAATTACAGGTCCAGAGATATCCTTCATCGCCTGAACGGTTGCCTCCTTGGGCGACATTTTCTTTTCGTCAATATAATGCTGGACGGCCTCGACAACCACAATGGCATCATCGACAACTATACCAATGGCCAGTACGAATGCAAATAGCGTAAGGGTGTTGATCGTAAAACCAAACGGGATAAAGAAGATCAATGTACCAATCAGCGAAACGGGGATGGCAAGGATTGGAATTAGTGTTGCCCGCCAGTTTTGAAGAAACAAAAACACAACGACAACAACCAAAATCATCGCTTCGGCAAATGTTTTCAAAACCTCCTCAATCGAAACTTTAACTACGGTCGCCGTTTCATTGGGGATCACGTAATCGATGTCCTTGGGAAATGTTTTTTTCATTTCGGCAAGCTTGTTCATCACACCTTCATAGGTGGCAAGCGCGTTGGCGCCCGGCGCCTGATAGATCAAAACGAAGGCTGCTGGTTTTCCGGCAACAAATGCATTGGCACCGTAATCGAATTTACCCAGCTCAACGCGGGCTACATCACGCAAGTAAACAACACTTCCTTCCTGAGGCGAGCTTCTTACGATAATGTCCTCAAACTGCGCCTTGCTATTAAGGCGGCTATTGGTCAATACATTATATTCAAATGTCTGCGTATTGGGCTGCGGGTTACCGCCCACGGTTCCGGCTGCAACTTGAAGGTTTTGCTCGGCAAGCGCCGCTGAAATATCCGAAGGCGTCATGCGCAGGTTGGCCAGCTTTTCGGGGTTCAGCCAGATCCGCATACCAAAATCATCTGCTCTGGAAATAATATCTCCAACCCCTTTTACGCGCTGTAATGCGTCTTTAAGATAAATGTTGGCATAGTTACCAATAAACTGGGCATCATGGGTGCCATTGGGTGAGTACAATGCCAAAACGATCATGATACTTGGCTGGCGTTTTCTTACAGTCAAACCAAGACGCTTAACGGCATCGGGTAGGGTAGGCTCTGCCACACTTACCCTGTTCTGAACGTCCAGGGCGGCAATGTCGACATTGGTTCCAACATCAAAAACAACATTAATGCTGCTTTGACCGCTGCTGGTCGAGTTACTGGACATGTAAGTCATGCCCGGCGTACCGTTGATCTGGGTTTCAATAGGCGTCGTTGTGGTCTGCTCAACGGTCTGGGCGTCGGCGCCGGTAAAGTTACCGCTTACTGTTACGGTAGGCGGCGTTACATCCGGATACTGCGCAACAGGCAATATGGTCAGTGCAATAAGACCCACCAGCACCAGCACGATGGACGTAACAATGGCTGTAACGGGCCTTTTTATAAAAATATCTGCAATCATTTTTACTGGATTATAATATTAGTAAAAGAGCGAAGGATTATTTTCCCTCTTTAATAACTGCGCCTTCTCTCAGGTTCTGAACGCCTTCTACGGCAATCTTTTCTCCTTCTTTCAGCCCTTCTTTAATGATCACGTTGGCTCCCAGGGATGTTCCCAGCACAACCCGGCGCTGGCTTACTTTGCTGCTGTCGCCAGCTACATATACAAAGAATTCGCCCAGCTGCTCGGTAACTGCCTTATAGGGGATCACCACAGATTTGGCAGCAGCATTATTAAGCACGCGCACAGTTCCGCTCATGCCAGAACGCAGCCGGTTATCTTTGTTTGGAAAAACAAGCCTTGTCTTAATGGTCCCTGTTTGCGGGTCAACAGCGCGGTCGATCAGGGCGATTTTGCCTGTCGCAGGAAAAATATCGTTTCCAAATTTCAAAGTGAATGTGGAATCAGCCGCCTTTGCGTTTTTCATCAATGTCGAAAACCGGTAGATTTCTCTTTGGTCTACATTAAAATCAACTGCCAATTGGGTGTCGGTTGAAACAGTGTTCAGAATGGTCTGGCCAGCCGTTACAGCCGCGCCCACTTTCACCATCGAGATGCCAATCACACCATCAAAGGGAGCAGTCACCTTGGTATAGTTTACACTCGTTTGAACCGCCTGAATGTTTGCCTTGGCCGCCTCAGCCTGTCTTTTGGCTACTTCCAGGGCTGCATCTGCATTATCAACAAGCTGTTTGGCCACAGCATCGTTTTTTTCAAGCTCATGGTAGCGGTCAGCATCTTTCTGAGCGCGGGCCAGATTGGCTTGCTGCACATTAAGGTTGGCAACAGCCTGATCATAATTGGCATTATAAAGCTGCGCATCAATAGAATAAAGCAGCTGGCCCTTTCTTACGCGGGAGCCGTCTTTGAAATGAATGCCGGTGATAAAGCCCGTAACCTGCGGCCGAAGCTCAATTTCGTTCAGCGCAGTGACTGTGCCTGGATATTCGTCGTAATAGGTTGCATCTGCGGTCGTCACAGCTACAAGTGAGACCGGCACGGCCGGGGGAGCTGCTGCTTGCTGCTGCTGCTCTTTTTTATCTCCGCAAGAGCTCAGAATGCCCAGAAACAGTGCTGCTGAAAAGTATGGTAATTTATTTGAGAACATAATAGGGGTATTTTTCGATTTAATAGTTCATTTGCCCAAGGGCTTTTTGCACATCGATCTTACTGGCCAGAGTCTGGTAGAGCGCATTGTAATAACTGATGCGTGCCAATCGCAGGTCGGTTTCCGAGGTTACCACTTCCAGATAGGTTTTAATGCCTGATTTATATTGGAGCTGGATGACATCATATACTTCGCGGGCCAGGTCCATATTATCCTTCTGGGCAAGCAGATTCGTCAGATTGCCTTTGTAGTTAGCCAGCGCCTGCGAGTATTCGGCGCTCACATTCATTTGAAGGCCTTTTATGTCCCAATCAAGCCGTTTGATCTGCCATTCTGCGGCCTTGGTGTTGGCCTTTCTTTTACCGCCCTGGTAAAGGGGCAGCGAAAGCGTCAGCAGTCCGAAGGAATTGGGATAATTCTTGTTGTAAAGATCGGTAAACTGGTTATTCTGAAAGTTCAGGTTGTAAGCCCCGTTGAGCGAAATATTAGGCAGATAGCTCCATTTGTTATATTGAAGATTTGCTTCCAAAAGCTTTTTCTGCGTGCTCAGCAGCTGAAATTCTATGCGCGAGTTCAGATCCAGATTTTGCAGCGTATCCAGCGATATCTCTCTTTCCATCTGCAATGTGTCATAGGCGATCGCTAGCTGCTTGTCGGATGGGTAACCCATTAACGATTTCAGATAATCGAGCTTGGCTTTCAAAAGCTCCTCATTGCTTTTCTTGCTGGCTTTGGTGTTGTTAAGCGAAATGGTCGCACGCTTAAAATCAATTTTATCAGCAATTCCTGACTTGTATTGATTTTCTGCATCCTTTAAGCTTCTTTCCAGGCGCTGAATATCTTCCTGAGCTACATCAATCTGCTGGGTCGTTGCCAGCACATCATAAAATGCTTTGGAAACATTGACGGCAATGTCGGTCTTATTAAAGGAAGTGTTCTGGCTGGCCTGTAAGAGCACGTCTCTTTTGGTCTGGTTTGCCAACAGCACATCGCGGTTGAAGATCTGCTGCGATAATGTGAACTGCGCTGCGGAAATGTTGCTGACACCAAGCTTTACGGGATTACCGGCAATGATGCTGGTCTGCACGATAAAGTTGTGCTGCAAGTTGTAATTGAAATTGATCTGCGGATACCAGTCGGCAAGCCTGCTGCGAATCTGATTTTCGGTAATCCGCTCATCGATCAGCGATTGCTGAACAATGGGCTGGTTTTTAATGGCGTAGTCAACAACCGCCTGCAAAGTTGCCTGCTCCAATAAGGGCGCCTCTTTGGAACTTTCCTGAATGGCCTGAGAAAATATCGGGCAAAAAGAAGTGAGTGAAAGCAGTGCCGAGCTAAGCGCCAAACGCATTGTTTTTTGTGGCTTAGACCAATACTTCATGTAGATTTTTATTTTATGAAACAGATAGATATTGACGCTTCAATAGCGCCGAGGTTAAGAACGGGACCCGGTCGTCAGCTGTCGGTAGGGATAAAATCTAAGCCTGACTGGAAAATCACTGGGTGGGCTAAGGGATACATAAAAGGTTCAGGATGAAAAAATTTTGTATACAAACGGTGACATAATAGCCGTAAAAAACAGCCCGTCAGGGTTCTTGGATTGTACTTATTAAGGATTTAAAACCCGGAATAGTTTCACGGTAACCAGTAAAAATTTGGGCTGCCAGGCAATCTTCTTCTAATAATCAAAATTTTAAAAGAAATTGTGCACAAACCCTGCCAGCTGCCGGAATGTGCTACGGATTGCAATATTCATGGGAGCTTGCTGCGCGCGCCTGGCAGTTACTTACAACGCATTCACCTCTTGGGCAGGTTGGGGCCAGATCTTTTCAAGGATCAGCGCAAAGAATATAACAAGGGCGCAGCCGATCAGGTTAAGCCATAGAAAGGCAGTCAGATCCAGCCAGTAGCTGAGAACCACAAATATTTCACCCAGTATACTGGCAAAAAACACAGCCCTGCTACCGATTTTGGGAAAATAAAATGCGACCAGGAATATGCCCAGGATCACCCCATAAAACAATGAACCCAGAATGTTAACGGCCTCGATCATACTGCCCAGCCGGGAGGCATACTGGGCAACGCCAATGCAGAAGACGCCCCAGAAGAATGTTGCCCAGCGGGAGGCTGCCACGTAATTGCGCGAATCATCATCTTTATGCACCATCCGTTTGTAAATATCCACAATGCTGCAAGAAGCCAGCGAGTTGTAAGCCGATGCCACCGAGCCCATTGACGCCAGCAGGATCACCGCAATCAGCAAACCAACCATTCCTACCGGCAGGTAATCAATCACAAATCTTAGAAAAATGTAGTTAACATCATTGATCTCGGCTCCATTGGCCTTTGAAAGCACGGCCCCGGCCTGTTTGCGCACATCCTGAACCTGGGTTTCGATCTTTGCCAGCGCAGTGCGGGACTGTTCAATGGCGGGCTCATCATCTTTTTTCAGCGCGCGCGTCAGCTCCATCACGTGCGGGCGCTTGGCGGCCTGAATGGCATCGTGCCGGGTTTCGAGCTTTTGGTATTCGGCCGCATACTGCGTTTTTCTGACCTGCTCCACGGCCGTTTCATTAAAGAACAGCGGCGGATTTGTAAACTGATAAAATGCAAAAACCAAAACGCCCACCAGCAGAATCATAAACTGCATCGGGATCTTTAAAAGACCATTCATGGCCAGCCCCAGCTTGCTTTGTCCCTGAGAGCTTCCCGTCAGAAACCGCCCGACCTGCGACTGATCCGTTCCAAAATAGGATAGTTGCAGAAAGAAACCACCGATCAGCCCTGACCATACATTATAACGGTTATTTAAATCAAAAGTAAAATCAATCAGATTAATCTTGCCCATCTTACCCGCCACGTGCAGCGCATCACTAAAGGAGACATCATTAGGCAAAAAACGAACAACCATTACGCCGGCAATCACCATTCCAACTGTGATGATGCCCATCTGCTGCAAGTGCGTGTGAGAAACCGCGCGGCTGCCGCCTGCAATGGTATAGAGCATGACAATGCCTCCGGAAATAATATTAGTCCACATAATGTCCCAACCCAGGATAGCAGAAAGAATCAGCGAAGGCGCATAGATGGAAAGCCCAGTGGAAAGTCCGCGCTGCAAAAGAAAAAGAAACGATGTGAGCGCGCGCGTTCGAAGGTCGAAGCGCCTTTCCAGGAACTCGTAGGCCGTAAATATTTTAAGCTGGCCAAATTTGGGCACAAATGTGATACAAAGCACCACCATAGCAAGCGGCAAACCAAAATAGAACTGCACGAACCGCATGCCGTCCGTATAAGCCTGACCCGGAGCAGATAAAAACGTAATAGCGCTGGCCTGCGTGGCCATCAATGACAGTGTTACGTGATACCAGGGCATGGACTGCCCGGCCAGTAAAAACGAGTCCATCGTATGCTTCTCGCGGCTGCGATAAATTCCGTAGGCAACAACAAATATCAGTGTGAGTGAGAGTACAATCCAGTCCAGCGAGCTCATTGAAAGTGTTTCATAAATAAATAGAAGAGGACAATCAGCAGAATGAGCGTGCCAATAAGCAGCTGATAAAGCTGTTTCCAGCTTTTGACAAATGGGGGTAATCCGTCGCGGTCAACCAGTTTTTTGCTATCCCCGTCCAGCGGGCTATGTTCGTTTACATTCATCGAGAGCGGGTTCGGGGATTAAGGCTGCGGGCAGCCGGGCATTTTGTTATCGGGCAGCGTGCCACCGGGTAACGTACCACCGGGCAGCGTGCCACCGGTAAAAATAGAACGGTTTTTACATTGTTTTAGCATGTGGGATGAAAATTGGGATGAACGGGTGGGCTGGCATTACGCAATTTATTGTTGCCGGTTATTATCTTTACCTTTCCAATTATTTAGTAACTTTTGCCATCCGACTATTAAACCTCAACGTTAACCACTTCTATATTGATGTCTACTTTCCGATTTCTACCTTTGATTGCCGTTGTGCTGGTGGCCGCACTGCCTGGATTGACACACGGCATGCCTCCGGTAAGCGCAGCCTTTCAAGATCAAACAACCCAAGGCGACACCAATGAAATAACTTCCGGAGGAAAGGCTTGGGTAGAGTTTGCTGGTTACGGCTCGACTGCTTCCAGGACGCCTTTTTGGTTCCATGCAAATCAATGGGGTATAGTGCCGACATCAGGTCAGATACTCAGTCTGCGCGCCGGAGTGGAAGCCAGGAGATTTTTAACAAAAGATTCTCAGTCCAAATCTAATTGGTCCGTTGTATATGGAGCGGAGTTCGTAGCTAACGGCGCAGCGCACAGTAAATTCCTAATTCCACAGGCGTATGCAGGCCTTGCATTCAAAAGCTTTCAACTTACGGTCGGAAGGCGCAAACAATATGTTGGATTTAACGACAATGAACTTGGAACAGGTTCTTATATGTGGTCGGGCAACGCGCTTCCTATTCCGCGTATACAACTGGGTTTTGAAAATTATGTTCCTTTAATCAAAAACTTCATCTATTTCAAAGGCTTCTATTCTGACGGGCTATTAGACGGTAAAAGGCCGGTTACAAGTGAATTGAAACTACATAATAAAGGTTTGTTCGTTCGCTTAGGAAAGCCAACCGGAACGGTGCAGCTGCATGGAGGTTTCAACCATGCAGTGCAATGGGGCGGTAAATCACCTTATTTTACAGAAAACGGCCAAATGCCTAGCGGTCTTGATAAATATTGGTATGTGATTACCGGATTCAAGCCGAACGGAAAGTTGAAAGATGTTTCGTCATTTGACAACGCTAATAGAATTGGTAACCATGTTGCGAGCCTTGACTTTGGTTTAGAGCTTAATTTGAAATCAGTCAACATCCTTTTTTATAGACAAAACCTGATTGAAGACGGATCGCTTTTTTATCTAAACAATGTCAAGGATGGATTAAATGGCGTGACATTTACTATGAAAAATCAAGAAGTCAGAAACTTCACATTGGATAAGCTGACATTTGAAGTGTTGTATACAAAAAGTCAGGGTGGAAGTGAGGCAGTTGACGGCAATGCTATCCGGGGGAAAGACGACTATTTCAATAATGCCCAGGTAAGGGACGGATGGTCCTATTATGGAAGAGGATTAGGGACACCTTTTATTACCCCACAGTCAGAAAACGACTGGCCGAGATACGCTGATTTTTTTACTAATAATAACAGGGTTTGGGTTGTACACACAGGCATGAAAGGCAAGCTGACAGGTGCTATTTGGACAACCAAGCTATCCCTGTCGAGTAATCAGGGAACTTACGATGTTCCATTACCAAGTAAATTGCTCCAATTTTCCGGAGTTGTCGGTCTCGAAAAGCAAGTAGAGTGGCTAGGCGGCTCAGTTATTAAAGGTGCAGTTTCGGCTGATGCAGGTGAGTTTCTTGACGATGCTTTCGGACTGATGCTCTCAATCCGAAAGAATCTGTCGTTTTAATTATTGCTGCTCTGCTGCAAGCCGCTGCAAACATTCTGCAAGGCTGTCTCTCCAATAAGGGATTTGAATAGAGAACGCCGTTTTGATTTTGGTTTTATCCATTACAGAATAGGCGGGGCGAACCGCCTTGGTCACGTATTCTGATGTCTTAACTGGATTAAGCTGGACCTGTGTTCCGCTGATGTCAAAAACAGCTTTGGCAAAGTCGTACCATGAAGTCACGCCCTCGTTGCTATAATGGTAAATACCGTACTCCTTGCTTCCAGATTCAATGATATCCAAAATTGCCCCCGCCAGGTCAATAGCATAAGTAGGAGAGCCCACCTGATCTATGATCACTCCAAGTTGATCTCTCTCTTTACCCAGCCTTAGCATTGTTTTAACAAAGTTATTGCCGTACTCAGAATAAAGCCAGCTTGTTCGGAGCGTGAAGTGTTCAGGCAAAATTTCCGCGATGGCTGCCTCACCTTCAAGCTTGGTCAATCCGTAAATATTTTCTGGTTCTGCTGGATCCGTCTCAGTCAACATGCCGGTTACATTGCCTTTAAAAACGAAGTCGGTAGATATGTGAATGAGATTCGCGCCATGTGCGGCACAGGCTCTCGCAATATTAGCAGCCCCATCCCTGTTCACTTTTAGGCAGATTTCCTGTTCGTCTTCGGCTTTGTCTACGGCCGTGTAAGCGGCGCAGTTGATGACGAAGGAAGGTTTTTCTACTGAGAATAATTTATTGAGAAGCTCTGCATCTAATATGTTGCCATCCTGTTCTGACGGGAATGATATGTCTGTAATGCTTCTTTCGGTCGCTACTTTTTTCAGGCAACTACCCAGTTGGCCTGATGCGCCTAATACTACTATTCTCATGTATCCTTGTTGAAAAACGTTCGAGGCAAAGATAAGGAATGAAGGAGCTTAGCAAAATTATTTATTGATAATAAGCTTTTTTGAATTAATAATTCCGTCCAAATTTTCCATGCTTAATATGTAGATACCAGAAGAAAGTAACCGAACATCAATTCCTCTGTCTGCCGACTTCGCGTCGATCCATGTTTTTCCAGTTAGGTCCTGGATCACAATGCGTCTAACGCGCTCAAAATTTGCACCCTGAACAAAAACGCGATCACTAGCAGGGTTAGGATATATACTAATAGACACCTCTTCTACCCGACCAAATTTTACAAATATCGGCTTACGGGTAACAGTTCCCTCCGGGAAAGTAGTTTTTAAACGATAAAAGTTTTTGCCCTTGGCGGGATTTAGGTCTTCCGCAAAATATCGAGATGAAACAGAATTGACTGCTGCCACACTAGCCACCTGCTCCCAGCTGGTGCTGTCGGTACTTTTTTCCACAGTGTATTTGATTGCCGTTATAGAGTCTGTATTCCATTCTAACTTAATTCTTTGGTTATTTGCGCTTCCACTGAAACTCGTAGTGGCTAACGCTGGTGCCGCGGCAGTTGACGCTGGATCGGCACCAAACGTGTACACGTTGTAGGTGTTTGGCACAATGAGAAGATTTGTAGTGATGGACCCACTGCTGTGGGAGCTTTGACCTCCTAAAATAGACGTTGCATCATAAGTAGATGCAATTTTTACCCATTTTTTGCCATCCCACCCGACAATGTATAATTTTGTCAGGTTTCCGTTGTTTAGCAATTGGGCTATCCCACTCTGGCTATCCCAAGTCAGGGTAATTCTGGTTTTCGTGCTACCATTAATATCCCAATACTCTTTTGTTGATATAACCTTCACGGCCGCTTCCTTTTGTGATGTTGGAAACGGAGCGCCTAAGGGCAATGGCCCATAATTTCCTCCTTTTGGATTGCTAGTGACTGCCACATTTGGGTTTGCACCATAATAGGCTCCCAAGGTTCCGTCTGCACTAACTGCAAATGGTCTAAATCGTCCATTGTCTCCAACAGGGAATGTAAAACGAGATGCTCCTGAAACCTGAACATAGCCATCAACGTAGTAACTTGTAATAGCAGAGGTGCTGACGAATGTTACCTTTCCAATGGAACTTTTCCGCTCAGCAGAGATATGGCCAGCTGATTGCGCTTCACAAAAGTTGTGGTATGCAAATATGATTAGGATGAACAAAAGCTTTTTCATTCCAATAAATATTACAATCGTAGAATTTTTATACTACAAATATAAAATAAATTGTATTGAAAGAGTAGTATTAATTCATATTTGTAGAATAAATACTATTTCGCTTAAAAGAGAGGCCCCTGATTTTAGGTTGTCACACCAAAATCAGGGGCCTCTCTTTTTAATTAGCGCAATCGCTTACTGCCCTCTGCCCAAAACCATCACTTGAACTGTTCGAAATATTAATTGCACATCGTCGAAAACACTATATGTTTTAAGGTATTGCAAGTCATATCTAAGACGCTCTACATTCTTAGCGACAGTATCAGCATAACCCACATTAATCTGACCAATGGATGTGATACCGGGCTTCACAGTAAGCAATCTCTGAAATTCATGCGGTGCCGCTTCCATGAGCATATCTACGTCATATTTGTAAAGTGGCCTAGGACCTACCACTGACATTTCACCTTTCAGCACATTAATGAACTGAGGAAGTTCATCCAGTCTCGATTTTCTTAACATCCGCCCAATCGGCGTTATGCGAGGATCACCATCCCCCTGTGAATGCTGCAACCCCATTTTATCGGCATCAACATACATGCTTCTAAACTTGTAAATAAAGAACATTTCTCCCCAGCGCCCTGAACGCTGCTGTTTAAAAAACACTGGACCGGGCGAGCTGATTTTAATTGCAGCCCAAACGAGGAAGAATATGGGTGCACCCAGCACCATAACAATGACAGAAAAAACCAGATCAAAAGTACGCTTCAACGTTTGCTCATTGAAACTGGAAAACGGCTTCGTGTTAACCTGAATGATCGGATACATATCATGGTATTCGATTGTTGCCATGTTAGTCATAAATCCCCGAAAATCAGGAACCAGCCGAATCTGGGTTCGTTGGCGTTCGCCCATCTTGATAACATCCCGTACCTGATCATCGCTCATCTCTGAAAGACAGCAATACAGGTAGTCAAGCTGTTTTTCTTTAACAAGTGTTTCAAGGTCAACAATCTGATCATCCATGTTCTCCAAGCTGAACATGCCATAAAACCGGTAGCCAAGCTCTTTCCTTTCACCGTAGAATTCTCTTATTAAGGTCGCTAGGTCACCCTTGCCA of Dyadobacter chenhuakuii contains these proteins:
- a CDS encoding efflux RND transporter permease subunit, which codes for MIADIFIKRPVTAIVTSIVLVLVGLIALTILPVAQYPDVTPPTVTVSGNFTGADAQTVEQTTTTPIETQINGTPGMTYMSSNSTSSGQSSINVVFDVGTNVDIAALDVQNRVSVAEPTLPDAVKRLGLTVRKRQPSIMIVLALYSPNGTHDAQFIGNYANIYLKDALQRVKGVGDIISRADDFGMRIWLNPEKLANLRMTPSDISAALAEQNLQVAAGTVGGNPQPNTQTFEYNVLTNSRLNSKAQFEDIIVRSSPQEGSVVYLRDVARVELGKFDYGANAFVAGKPAAFVLIYQAPGANALATYEGVMNKLAEMKKTFPKDIDYVIPNETATVVKVSIEEVLKTFAEAMILVVVVVFLFLQNWRATLIPILAIPVSLIGTLIFFIPFGFTINTLTLFAFVLAIGIVVDDAIVVVEAVQHYIDEKKMSPKEATVQAMKDISGPVIAIALILAAVFVPVSFVPGIVGRLYQQFAITIAVSVLLSAFVALSLTPALCTIMLKPSKGENDKKNWLERFFDRFNRWFDKVSNGYTRGVAKWIKATPLVLVMMVCLFVGLFFLFKNKPSGFIPVEDEGRLFVTYEMQEATSTTRNIAMLKEVMKRVSAIPEVRVAGGLAGLNVLSFSNKSNVGTLFISLQPWADRKGAEHHVQAVIKQIQARTADIKEARVLAIAPPAIPGLGATSGFTFQLQQSTSTDNIQQFEGVMRNFLGEVNKRPEIAMAYTFFNARTPSYQIDVDRDKTKKLGVQVNDVFSSLSTLLGSSYVNDFNLYGRNFRVMVQADSSFRSSLDKIKQFYVRNREGNMIPLGSLVTTKVVENPALISHYNIYRSVEINGTPKPGYSSGQAINALREVAQKLPAGYSYEFSGMSSEEIKAGDSTTLIFSISIVFVFLFLAALYESWSIPFSVLFAVPIGAFGSILTLTFLPNLSNNIYAQIGLITLIGLAAKNAILIVEFAKERVDGGMELVAATLEAVRLRLRPIIMTSLAFILGVLPLAFASGAAAESRKTIGWTVFGGMLAATSLAIFVVPVLFVAIEKIAMGKKKHDHTPPDAPAAEIA
- a CDS encoding efflux RND transporter periplasmic adaptor subunit encodes the protein MFSNKLPYFSAALFLGILSSCGDKKEQQQQAAAPPAVPVSLVAVTTADATYYDEYPGTVTALNEIELRPQVTGFITGIHFKDGSRVRKGQLLYSIDAQLYNANYDQAVANLNVQQANLARAQKDADRYHELEKNDAVAKQLVDNADAALEVAKRQAEAAKANIQAVQTSVNYTKVTAPFDGVIGISMVKVGAAVTAGQTILNTVSTDTQLAVDFNVDQREIYRFSTLMKNAKAADSTFTLKFGNDIFPATGKIALIDRAVDPQTGTIKTRLVFPNKDNRLRSGMSGTVRVLNNAAAKSVVIPYKAVTEQLGEFFVYVAGDSSKVSQRRVVLGTSLGANVIIKEGLKEGEKIAVEGVQNLREGAVIKEGK
- a CDS encoding TolC family protein — protein: MKYWSKPQKTMRLALSSALLSLTSFCPIFSQAIQESSKEAPLLEQATLQAVVDYAIKNQPIVQQSLIDERITENQIRSRLADWYPQINFNYNLQHNFIVQTSIIAGNPVKLGVSNISAAQFTLSQQIFNRDVLLANQTKRDVLLQASQNTSFNKTDIAVNVSKAFYDVLATTQQIDVAQEDIQRLERSLKDAENQYKSGIADKIDFKRATISLNNTKASKKSNEELLKAKLDYLKSLMGYPSDKQLAIAYDTLQMEREISLDTLQNLDLNSRIEFQLLSTQKKLLEANLQYNKWSYLPNISLNGAYNLNFQNNQFTDLYNKNYPNSFGLLTLSLPLYQGGKRKANTKAAEWQIKRLDWDIKGLQMNVSAEYSQALANYKGNLTNLLAQKDNMDLAREVYDVIQLQYKSGIKTYLEVVTSETDLRLARISYYNALYQTLASKIDVQKALGQMNY
- a CDS encoding sodium:solute symporter, which encodes MSSLDWIVLSLTLIFVVAYGIYRSREKHTMDSFLLAGQSMPWYHVTLSLMATQASAITFLSAPGQAYTDGMRFVQFYFGLPLAMVVLCITFVPKFGQLKIFTAYEFLERRFDLRTRALTSFLFLLQRGLSTGLSIYAPSLILSAILGWDIMWTNIISGGIVMLYTIAGGSRAVSHTHLQQMGIITVGMVIAGVMVVRFLPNDVSFSDALHVAGKMGKINLIDFTFDLNNRYNVWSGLIGGFFLQLSYFGTDQSQVGRFLTGSSQGQSKLGLAMNGLLKIPMQFMILLVGVLVFAFYQFTNPPLFFNETAVEQVRKTQYAAEYQKLETRHDAIQAAKRPHVMELTRALKKDDEPAIEQSRTALAKIETQVQDVRKQAGAVLSKANGAEINDVNYIFLRFVIDYLPVGMVGLLIAVILLASMGSVASAYNSLASCSIVDIYKRMVHKDDDSRNYVAASRWATFFWGVFCIGVAQYASRLGSMIEAVNILGSLFYGVILGIFLVAFYFPKIGSRAVFFASILGEIFVVLSYWLDLTAFLWLNLIGCALVIFFALILEKIWPQPAQEVNAL